cgttcatgaacgaattgattaattttttgaaagaaccattcgtgcatgaattaataaattcttcaatttatgaatcaattcgttcgtgaatgattcaccaaccactaagtaaatgaatcgattcgttcgcgaatgattcaccaaaaacttttcaattcgttcgtgaatgattcgccaaaaattattgaattcgttcgcaaatgattcatcaaaaattatataattcgttcgtgaacgattcgccaaaaatcaagtaaataaatcgattcgtttgcgaatgattcaccaaaaaattttcaattcgttcgtgaacgattcaccaaaaatcaagtaaatgaatcgattcgttcgcgaacgagtcacttatacgaatcgattcgttcgcgaacgagtcacttatacgaatgattcatcaactatTAATGAATTCGATCGCGAGTAAGTCGCCTAGAAATTACTCAATTTGTCCCAATCACCAATCGattgcgaatgattcgattcgatttgattcacttctCTTGAAAAcggatcaattcctatacaataatTCTGAaacaatcgtaaattaattgatccgtttgcgctTTGcgattgcgaatgattcactaagaaatcaatcaatttatttatacatcaatcgttcgtaaatgattcgattcgattgtaagcAGACCAATTGCTTTACACATGTTTCAAATAAAGTGACTCAATTATTTTGTTCGTATAAtatttgtatttgaagaaaagtcggtcttctcacgcttaaAGACtcggagaaatttcaaaaaaaattagtaactacgtccaaaaattaccagtaatttaccataaattgacagtttgttaccaaaaattaccggtaattcaCCACCAATTACTGTAACAAAACAATAACAGTACCTAATTTACACAACATTGTCAGTACctaatataccaaaaattacatgtaatttacGAAAAGTAATCAGTAATTCACTAAAAGTGactatttgacaaaaatgattgTCAattaaaggtgaaaaaaaaaagatttaagtGATCACCCATTTTGTAAATTGAGAATTTccctcaattttctccaaaaattacgtTGATTTTCAAAGCCAAAATACCAGATGCAGAAGGAAACAAAAAGCCAAGCTGATCGAAATTcgctgtaaaatttttatttgattgttCATCTCAATTTCTTTATAGGACCCGTTAAAACTAAAAACGTTAATCCCTTTTCTCAACAATTTCGATGGCTCacaaggaaaaatttttacatctcaacaaaattggaataaaataggGAAAACTGACGctcttgatcaaaatttttcaacagaaaaaatgttcatttcagAAGACTCCTGTCCTGTACTtgtatggaaaaaatttcaattcgaattttggccatattttcatttttagagttAGGTTTTTTTCGAATGTGTTTAGAATGAGAAACTTACATCTCAATTTCtccttcaaattccaaaattaaatttcaaccaatttccaaaatttgtgcGCATTTTGgccttgcaaaaaattgaaccaattttatttctagctggaatttttcaaaaacccttGCGTTATTTTCTCTATGCCCTATTTTGTTAACATTTTGTTGAGATGTAAGAATTTTTCCTATATAATGAGCTGTATCGAAGTAGTTGAAAAATGCGAATGAAATTATTCGTTTGGAAGCATTTCACTTTCCTTTTTGgggtttgtgaaaaaaattaatacgaccaatcaaaaaaattttcagcacatGAAACTTTACAACAAATTTCTATCAACgttactttttgaagaaaattgagcaaaaattttcaaatgagtgatcgctcaaattcatttttttccagataTTACAATCTGATTGTTCATTTGCTCGGTCCAACTTATCtcgtgagaatttttgaaatttattggttGAACTTGTCCCATGCGTTTGAGGATTAAACTCTGACAAAATATAAAATCAgatgtacatatgtagatactcgtacttactctTTAACACCCttcatgtcaaaaattattctgaatatcaaaaaatatcaaataaattgaaaaaattcacaatttctaAAGTTTTGTGTCGAATTATCAAATTGTCGAactccaaatttttgaatttttttcatcgtcctCCCTCTTCCTTTCAGTGAGACACACATTTCTCGAAAAACCCTGCAGCATTTTAGTTCGAAATCACATCAGAAATGGTCATAGATCAAATCATATACTTTCACATTCAATataaaattctctaaaaaaattcaaacatcgcATCGTTTTGCTTGCTTGTTTGCTTGTTCAATTAAATACTCTACTATCTGTCATTAAAACCAAACCCACAATCCCATGGACTCACGAAGACAGAAAAACATGGATTCAATCATacagaaatttaaaatgcagctgtaaattatcaattttcaacaaaaaaattagatttcttCAACcataatttttgagcaaaaattcacaacttcgatggcaaaaaattcaaccaatctGCGAATGGTTCAAAAGAAAGGCCTTCAAGCGATAACACACAGTGGAAATCAAACGAACACATTAATCACGATAGGAAAATGCAATAAAACGTAATGGTTTTCTGTAAACAGTCACCCGCATGTAATCAAACCATAAAATTTGAATGACAACAACACATTCGAgtgattatcaaaaaaaaaaaaaaaaaaaaaatgaaaacaaatggaaaaaatttggtcGTAATAACTAATATGGTTATCACATTACACCATTGAATGTCACCATAATGACAACGCCAACTGCTTCACACGTTACCATCAAAAGATAAACAGaatattcaaattgatttaCTCAGGTATTGATGCGTTTTTCCGCCtaatttgctcttttttttgttgatatgcCGCGCCGCTGGCTACGCGTGTTGAATATTTTATGACTATATAAACGAATAATATGCTCTCCAAGCTATCAATGATTTTCTGCTCGTTTATCGATCGTGtaatgaatttcttcaaaatgagtacAAGTCTTGTTGCCGGATTTATCAGCATTTTCTCTGTAAGTATCCATCCTACGGTATCATTTGAAATGCCAAATGTTTACCTATCTGTCtccttgaaaatcaaatttccttATTTCCGATACTATTGTTTTACAAtgtcacttttttctcaatagATCTACATCGTCAATGGAGCTCCACTAATGAATGCTGATGTTGCCCAACAAGCTCCAGATACTGACAGTGCTGATCATCTGTCAATGTTCATTGTCTCCGAAATCATGGAGAATATGACTCTGAACGATATTGGAACTGAAGGAGGAAATGTTGTTGATGAATCTTTGTGCAAATCAATACTCACGATATTGTCTTCCTCCGAAGAATCAGAGACATTCAAATTAGCAGTCTCCAACATTAAAGACATTACTGGGAGCTACAAAGCTCAAAAGACCATAATCAGAAAAATGTCTGCAACTTTACAGTTGTGTCAGCGACTCGATGTTACTGAAATTGATATTCAAACGTTGAgcgaaaaattggaaagaacCATATTCGaagaaatacgagtagaaagaGTTCCTCCAATAGAGTCTAATGAAGtgaacgaaacaaaaaattctgaagtaTCGACGAATTTGGATAACTACGTCTTTGTTAATTCTTCggaagataatttgaaatcaGACCATGTGAATGTGTCGAGAAGTCTGGACGACGAACCCGAACACGAAGACGAAGTCGAGGATGATTCCGTCCCGCATTTCCGAAGTTTAGAAGAGGCTCCAGCAAGAAAAAGTATGAAAGGGAGGAATGCATCGCAATACTTCTTTCCCAAACCTCTCGTACCAGACTCAGAAGATACGAGCAATACTTTATTGCCTCCTGGTCGCAAGCAGGGCAGTTCAAATGCCAAGTACGATGACATGGCcagtaaaattttcttattcGATGGTCACGTAGGCCCGTCATTCGATCCAGCTGCTAAAGAAAAAAAGGGCCAAAAAACCAAGTTTCTGTTTAATAGAAATCCATTCACAGATTACAGCAAAGTGTCCGCAAACCTTGAAAGGAGAAGAAAGGGATCGAAGATCAAGAACGTAGATTAGGGTTAGGTTTTGAAATATGCTGCGAAAGGTTGAAGAAACTCTATTTTAGAGATTGATGCTTAATTCATGTGATTTTagttttagttattttttttcatctaacgTTGAATATtccttttttgtttgtttttgtttttaaacaaaatagataatttttcatattttttgaatacctattcacttttttttaaaggtaggtacatattaagagtaaatcgtggaaaaaaaattaagaggaTTTTGacagaccttcattttgagttgaaagtctctCAAAGTAAAATTTAGGAACTAAAGTGCTCCTGGAAGGAACATAAGTAATAAGTTCTCAaagatggtgaatttttgagaaaaaaaatcttgtttgaaAGATTATACCATTTCTGAATTTGgggaaatatttcgaaatgcAGCTGTAGGCCAGTGTTTTGGTTCTcgattgacaaattttttcggttttttgaaattggaaatacctaatgatcgaaaaattgacgCTACTGTATTCCAATATGTTTTACCAACTTTGGAAATGGTGTCTTTTGGTGTTTTTGCATAATTCACGCGAAATattggagaagaaaaaatttaccaaacacgAATCTGCAcccaaaaaaagtgatttgcaaatttccaaGCTCAGTAGACGAGTAGAACCCTTGAAAGTGGTCTtggtttttgatgaaaatgactTAACTAGGCCTGGCCCATGCgtataatttcaaatactaTCATTTAGAACTgggaaataattttacaaacaGGTTGGGTAAAGTTTAATGCTAAAAAACTACCATTTGTTCGAGAATACTTACTCTCACTTTGAAGAACCTATCTCACCTTTAGGAGCAACTGGGAATCTggcattttttctaaataagtTTCAATTTAAAGTGAAGGTCTTTGCCGAATGTGGTAaagctttttgaatttttttgtgtgaggGGAGGGGACAAATGTACAAATACCAGGAATTACTGCAGCAACGcatctttttccttttttcctttgGACATCTTATTCTACTCCAAGGTTAATTTTGAGTTCCTTCAGTTgaggtggtgaaaaaaattgtcatttttgtgtTGTTATTCCATTCAGCTTACAATGAAATTGGAATGGAGAACTTTGTCACTCAAGCAATAGAAATCTTcaatgttgttgaaaaattgtttgcaaccatcaatattgatttttcaaaaaataatttaaaaaaataaaatatgtaattgaaaaCTCACAGTACCTACGAGGCTACGAATCTAAGATACCATCTTGAAATacaatcgtaaaaaaaatcaagtctaaaattgcaaatataattttcccaatatagttcagtggcaaactgtaagtaagcggcaaattatgataaagctttgaaatttggtatgatgaacaaggacaccaacagaaaatttttaagcccgggAGGCAATCTCCAAGTCCCATAAGAGGGgaatgggggtgatttgggggagggttcaaacccccatttttccaaatggggctaaCGGGTCGATATTGGTGTCATAtccatatgattgaaccccgctgagttcgaaaataccattactttcaaaatctgaggaagaggcatgcctcaaatttgagattttctgagtgaagtttttgcatttttctcaaaaataccccaaaattacagtttttcaaccctagacgaaacgctgaccttccatcgacatttttatggtcattttcggattctacaggtcaattacaatgcgaatcgaccatcaatactttcgcatacctctaccgtGGGTGTACAGAGGTGtctaaaggggttaaaaattgtttttttttcggcattttctcgcaaaaatcggggtttttgaactgtgcaccggatacaattAGCGGGAGAAGATTCtaatgtcgattttcgaatactacaaaccaaatgccatcgaataagactcggaggcactttttacacccctcctgggaggtagtagagggggtcaaatttgacccttatcttgcttatgttgaatcgattttagaaatgtaatcaaCGTACGTGTACATTTCCTTACTACCGAGGTAATGATGTttgtatcaatgttttttgtaccgtcgaacccaaatttgcacccatcattttttcgattccagggggagggggtgagaccATATAGGGGAGTAGgtccatttttcacaaaaaatcgacatgtatatcgaaatgtaggttttcaaggacgctgatttcagaaatgctatcagtttttcattttggttgaacctaaggggatgatactgcattcaaggggtgggggatgaaatttttcagaaaaaatcgacatgtatatcgaaatgtaagttttcaaggatgctgatttcagaaatgctatcagtttttcattttggtcgaTCCCAAAGATGTGATACAGCATTCGAGaggtgggggatgaaattttttacaaaaaatcgtCATGTACATCaatctttttctttcaattacGTTTTGTGTTCCGGCTCAGAGAAGTGGGAGTCTGAATAAATAATTCGacataattttgttaaaatatttctGATTATTCGTGGTATTTACGTGAGCGTGGCTAGTTACCAGATAAAgattttttagaatgaaaattgtAGCGTAAAAAATTTGTGCATCTTGAGTATGATTTTACTATTCCATAATCATGATAATTTAACAAGCCTTTCgtatctcattttttcattatccAAAGACACTATCTCCATGTAAATGTACGCTTAGACCTCTCATAAGAATAATGTGAGAATGAGGTTGAGAAAGCTAACCgaggaaaaagttggaaaaatatttttataactcGACCAATGAAGTGAAAAAGCAAttctcattttgtcaaaaattgtatgaGTAGCACAAGCTTTCTTTTCTCtaatgcagtatcatccccttggcttaaacccaaatgaaaaatcgatagcatttctgaaatcagcatccttgaaaacttacatttcgatatacatgtcgattttttctgaaaaatttcatcccccaccccttgaatgcagtatcatccccttaggttcaaccaaaatgaaaaactgatagcatttctgaaatcagcgtccttgaaaacctacatttcgatatacatgtcgattttttgtgaaaaatggacCTACTCCCCTATATggtctcaccccctccccctggaatcgaaaaaatgatggatgcaaatttgggttcgacggtacaaaaaacattgatacaaACATCATTACCTCGGTAGTAAGGAAATGTACACTTACGttgattacatttctaaaatcgattcaacataagcaagataagggtcaaatttgaccccctctactacctcccaggaggggtgtaaaaagtgcctccgagtcttattcgatggcatttggtttgtagtattcgaaaatcgacattaGAATCTTCTCCCGCTaattgtatccggtgcacagttcaaaaaccccgatttttgcgagaaaatgccgaaaaaaaaacaatttttaacccctttagaCACCTCTGTACACCCacggtagaggtatgcgaaagtattgatggtcgattcgcattgtaattgacctgtagaatccgaaaatgaccataaaaatgtcgatggaaggtcagcgtttcgtctagggttgaaaaactgtaattttggggtatttttgagaaaaatgcaaaaacttcactcagaaaatctcaaatttgaggcatgcctcttcctcagattttgaaagtaatggtattttcgaactcagcggggttcaatcatatggaaATGACATCAATATCGACCCGttagccccatttggaaaaatgggggtttGAACCatcccccaaatcacccccattcccctcctatgggacttggcgattgcctcccgggcttaaaaattttctgttggtgtccttgttcatcataccaaatttcaaagctttatcataatttgccgtTTATCGcccaaaatatacattttgccactgaactaaTAGATTTATATCGTTGATGAAGCTCCATTGACAAACATTGTCGTGCAAACTTCAACTGCAGatactggaattttttcatcggtGGTCCACATGTCAAAAATTCTAAGCAACgtgtgaagaaaaaaagattttgttatCGATCTCTGTACAAATCGTTGACCACTTCCGAAGGATCCGAGGCCTTTAGATCAGTCATGGCCGAAATTGAAGATCTTCCCGATGATTCTACTTTGAATTAAAACACAAGTGGAAATTCTAATTGCCCAGCAAATTTAGACAACGATGCTAATAATATCGAGTTGCCAGAAAATCACCCGTTTGAAGGTGATTCGGAATCAGAACATATGAACTCACCTACGAGTAGATGAACTCACCAAATTTGAAGATTATAATCCAGAATCCGAAAATTCTGATGAAGAGCCTACCCAAATATAGTCAAGGCGTAAAAAGGGAAAAAGTACCCCGATGCTAGCAACCCCAATAATGCATCTAAACCGGTAAATATTAGTAAGATTTCAATGGACAATGAGATTGGTAAGGGGCCATCTAAACCCATTATTGACGACGATATGACCAGTAAAATCTTCTTATTTGATGGCCACTTGGGCTCTTCGTTCAGGTCCAATTCTGCCTCTGGGAAAAAGAAAGCCAAAAGAAcgcaatttttatttgatatcAATCCATCCTAAGGGAAACCTGAATTTGATTCATTAACACTAAAGAAATTggataaagtgaaaaaaaatcgtcacttTTTCTTCGATCTTGAACAAATGGTAtgtacacaaaaaaaagtaacagcTTGTATAACAGTAAACCATGGattcaatcattcaaaaaattaaaatccagtTGTGAATTAcatattaccaattttttttttttaaataataaaattttaatttcttgaacaataatttttaagaaaaaattcacaacttcgaatgacaaaaaattcaatcaagatGACAGAAAATTCAACCAATCTGTGAATAGTTCAAAAGAAAGACCTTCAAGCGATGTATTGAACAATTTATTATGAAAACATACAGTGGAAATCAAACAAACACATTAATCACGATTGGGAAATGCAATAAACATAATGGTTTTTAGTAAACAATCACCCGCGTGTAATCAACCATAAAATTTGAATGACAACAAAACATTCGAGtgataatcacaaaaaaaaaaaaaaaaattaaataaattaaatgaaaccaaatggaaaaaattcagttgtaattgaattgatgaaattattcgtaCTGATTCAGTTTgctttatttctcaaaaaaatatcaaaaatcaccctcgaatcaattttttggatttcaaaaattttcataaatgaatTTAAGGACATGAAATTTTGGGTACGGGGGTTTTATTATGACGTTCTTTTTCGATCTAACATAATTTTACACAAATCGGAGAGTGCTAGTTCGAAACGTCCCCTCGTGAATATGTAAAATTCTGCTAGGAATGGGACCAAAAAGTGCTCAATGTCACTTTTCGTCGAGGTAAGTACTTATATAAACCCAGTTACTTTTTTTGTGTACATACATTTTGTTCAAGATCGAAGAAAAACTGGCGTAAATCATCCAATAAAATTCTAGCCCAAaagctgttttctttttcactgGTACtatgcagagtaaatttcagcttcccaactccatttgatgaaattttgttgaaatttctttcaagtttcaaaaatctgttggagactccaggaattttcaaaaattcacttgaggccccaaaatgacttgaactcacttgaagtcgtcttcagagagtgctaaaattagagagcagagtaaatttccacttttcatctccattttatgaaattttcacaagtttcataaatctactggaggctccagtaattttcaaaaagtcactggagactccaaaacgactagaaatccacctgcagtcgacttcgtagcgtattgaaactagtttgcgGAGCAAacttcgtctttccaactccattttaagaaaattttgtgggaatttcgagtttcaaaaatctgctggaagctccagaactgctcaaaacggtttgaaacagtttccaatcgatttgggattTCGAAAATgggatatattccaaatttcagctttctaggtcaattcggtaagattttgattttttcccctcatttttggcctatttttttttacatttttttatactgggcttGTATAATttccaggatttttacgcccagctTAGAGGGGTTAGTTAGATTTGGTtcgaaagattgatttctttgatgaatttaagaatgttttccatctgtttaatgttgtcaggaattgtagggttaaggtctgaaatgtttaaggattggcgttttgttttgagggaggggCAATAAAATAGAAGGTGTTGAGTGAAGATTATTTCAGAgttacagaattgacaggtggCTTTAGGTGCTTTAGTGTACAAATGGTTATGGGTTAATTTGGTGTGACCAATTCTGAGcgggtgattataatttcttctgatcGATTTAGGTGATGAAGGTGCTTGCAGgggaggattgattttttgtgggtaaacAGTTTGTGATCTGTTTTTCAGTTCCATAGGTTTTGCTAGTTGGAGTTTTGGatggtttttagaatatttaATAACGTCATCATGGGttacagagaaaattttagaggtgGTAACAGATGTTGTAGCAGACTCATCTACTGCCTGATTTCCTTCGATGCCTACATGACTTGGAacaaacataaatttaataattttatcataATAGTCTGAAGTTTATAAATGATTTGATGGATCTTATGGACAAGttgatattctgaaaatttgttttgaatcgATAAAAGAGCAGTGAGCGAGTCTGAttgaatcaggaattttttgttaggGCTTCTGGAGGTAGGAGGTAAAGATCTTTTATAGGcagtaaatttgattttcaaaaatttgccaaaattcgaaaaaggcacttcagcacttgaaattttgtcagatgataaatttttgcctgctctttagatctacttttgtaaggtttgtaaaatgtcgtgcaagtcctatgttggaacgcaaaatctgcgatttcggctgactagtcaatcgaaatggccgccattttgtgattgaggccatgaatttttttgaggacaagggctagaaatgttccttaggactccccctatAAGACaaaagctgtcccggaggatcggcagggggatGCAATTGATCTTTATGTGGGCCTCTGGAcagtttgagtcatttttttcaaagtcgaaaatgtttacaaaactGTGCACCGGCTGCACCAGTTTTGTAAACATTAAAATActggtttgtaattttttgttttaaatccATCCTTATGTATTCCGTAAAAACCGATAGAACTTAacaaaatctctaaaaaattgaaaatattttttaatctaatgcatcaaaaaatgttaccaacAATGCATCACACTACTTTTCTGATGTTTTGTGTGGATATGTTTCTAATCAAAAGGAGTTATTGGgaaattcattttctttaaaTACCCCTACTTGCTTAATAGAATAATTAAATCTTTTAGGAACCGAAGGGGGGGAGGGTATGGTCCTGATGATGATTTGTCACAATTTTAACATGCATTTCAAagcaaattataatttttgatctAATATTTCACCTAACTCGAAATTGAAGAAGAGAATGAAACGaataaaagttgagaaaaaaggTTGATTTCAGGTCGAAATCACATCAGAAATGGCCACAGACCAGGcaaaaacatgtattttcaCAACCaatgaaattcactaaaaaatcctaataaaatgttgatttcttAACCaataattttggagaaaaaattcacaacttcgGTGACACAAAATTCAACTAATCTGCGAATGGTTCAAAAGAAAGGTCTTCAAGCGATGTATTGAGCAATATGAAAACACGCAGTGGAAATCAAACGAACACATTAATCACGATGTGAAAATGCAATAAACATACTTAATAGTTTTCAGCAAACAGTCATCCGCATGTAATCAGactataaaatttgaatgacaACAAAACATTCGAgtgattatcaaaaaaaaaaaaattaaatgaaaacaaatgGATAAAATTCGGTTGTATGTAATAACAATGGTTATCACATTAAGTATTGAATGTCACAATAATGACAGCGCCAACTGCTTCACATGTTACCATCAAAAGATAAACAAAAGaatattcaaattgatttaCTCAAATATTGACGCGTTTTTCCGCCTAATTTgccctttttctttcttttttttttttttgatatgccGCGCCGCTGGCTACGCGTGTGAAATATTTTATGTCTATATAAACAAATAATCTGCTCTCCAACTTATCAATGATTTTCTGCTCGATTATCGATCGTGtaatgaatttcttcaaaatgagtacGAGTCTTGTTGCCGGATTTATGTGCATTTTTTCTGTAAGTATCCATCCTAAGGTATCATTTGAAATGCCAAATGCTTACCTGTCCGTCtccttgaaaatcaaattt
The sequence above is a segment of the Planococcus citri chromosome 3, ihPlaCitr1.1, whole genome shotgun sequence genome. Coding sequences within it:
- the LOC135839792 gene encoding uncharacterized protein LOC135839792, translated to MLSKLSMIFCSFIDRVMNFFKMSTSLVAGFISIFSIYIVNGAPLMNADVAQQAPDTDSADHLSMFIVSEIMENMTLNDIGTEGGNVVDESLCKSILTILSSSEESETFKLAVSNIKDITGSYKAQKTIIRKMSATLQLCQRLDVTEIDIQTLSEKLERTIFEEIRVERVPPIESNEVNETKNSEVSTNLDNYVFVNSSEDNLKSDHVNVSRSLDDEPEHEDEVEDDSVPHFRSLEEAPARKSMKGRNASQYFFPKPLVPDSEDTSNTLLPPGRKQGSSNAKYDDMASKIFLFDGHVGPSFDPAAKEKKGQKTKFLFNRNPFTDYSKVSANLERRRKGSKIKNVD